From the genome of Notolabrus celidotus isolate fNotCel1 chromosome 5, fNotCel1.pri, whole genome shotgun sequence, one region includes:
- the vamp2 gene encoding vesicle-associated membrane protein 2 → MSAPAGAPADGANQPPNLTSNRRLQQTQAQVDEVVDIMRVNVDKVLERDQKLSELDDRADALQAGASQFETSAAKLKNKYWWKNAKMMIILGVICVIVLIVIIVYFST, encoded by the exons GTCTGCCCCAGCTGGAGCCCCTGCAGATGGAGCGAATCAACCACCCAACCTCACCAGCAACCGTCGTCTGCAGCAGACACAAGCACAAGTGGATGAG GTGGTGGATATCATGCGTGTGAACGTGGATAAGGTTCTGGAGCGTGATCAGAAGTTGTCAGAACTGGACGACAGGGCTGATGCCCTGCAGGCTGGAGCCTCTCAGTTTGAGACCAGCGCTGCAAAACTGAAGAATAAATACTGGTGGAAGAACGCCAAG ATGATGATTATCCTGGGTGTGATATGCGTGATTGTCCTCATCGTCATTATTG TGTACTTCAGCACCTAA